A stretch of the Candidatus Margulisiibacteriota bacterium genome encodes the following:
- a CDS encoding permease: protein MVLTILGIGLSFFKDREKTLQGIRKGLKMFAGILPALIYILILVSVLLWIFPKETISSFLGYGSGWISFFVAGIIGAISLIPGFVAYPLANVLLKSGVSYQILAVFITTLMMVGVLTLPIEAKYFGWRSSIIRNVLSFIAAIIIGFLMRFFL, encoded by the coding sequence ATGGTTTTAACAATATTGGGGATAGGTCTCTCTTTCTTTAAAGATAGAGAGAAAACTTTGCAAGGAATTCGCAAGGGACTTAAAATGTTTGCTGGAATTTTACCGGCTTTAATTTATATTCTTATCTTGGTTAGTGTTCTCTTGTGGATTTTTCCTAAAGAAACTATTTCCAGTTTTTTAGGTTATGGATCTGGCTGGATTAGTTTTTTTGTAGCGGGCATTATAGGTGCGATTTCTTTAATCCCTGGCTTCGTCGCTTATCCTTTAGCTAATGTTTTATTAAAAAGCGGTGTTTCTTATCAGATTTTAGCGGTGTTTATTACTACTCTGATGATGGTTGGAGTTTTAACATTGCCAATAGAAGCAAAATACTTCGGTTGGAGGTCTAGTATCATTCGCAACGTACTTAGCTTTATTGCGGCCATTATAATCGGTTTTTTGATGAGGTTCTTTTTATGA
- a CDS encoding anaerobic nitric oxide reductase flavorubredoxin codes for MKKNIKNNVDWVGKIDWELQSFHGDELSTHKGSTYNSYLIKEEKTVLIDTVWLPFADEFVQNLSTEVDLKKIDFIIMNHGEVDHSGALTALMEKIPNTPIYCTANSIKSLKGQYHKDWNFKEVKTGDSLDIGNGKQLIFIEMKMLHWPDSMATYLTKDNILFSNDAFGQHFANDQLFNDLVDQCDLFNEAMKYYANILTPFSAILTKKIDEILSLKLPIDIIATSHGVIWRDNPTQIIEKYAEWANNYQENQITIIYNTMWNGTRTLAEQIAEGIRSVDSDVVIKIYNHARSDDNDLITEVFRSKTVIFGSPTVSNSILHSMAGLVHLVKEMKFKGKKAAAFGCYGWSGESVKVLNDSLSEAGFEVINEGLKNQWNPDENAKELARELGKTIAKA; via the coding sequence ATGAAAAAAAATATAAAAAACAATGTTGACTGGGTAGGTAAAATTGATTGGGAACTACAGAGTTTTCACGGGGATGAACTATCAACTCACAAAGGCTCCACCTACAATTCTTACTTAATTAAAGAAGAAAAAACAGTATTAATCGACACTGTTTGGTTGCCTTTTGCGGATGAATTTGTTCAAAACTTATCCACAGAAGTTGATTTGAAAAAAATTGATTTTATTATAATGAATCATGGAGAAGTGGACCATAGCGGAGCCCTTACAGCTTTGATGGAAAAAATTCCTAATACTCCCATTTACTGCACCGCAAACTCAATCAAATCATTAAAGGGCCAATATCACAAAGATTGGAATTTTAAAGAAGTAAAAACAGGTGACAGTCTGGACATTGGAAACGGCAAACAATTGATATTTATTGAAATGAAAATGCTACATTGGCCGGACAGCATGGCAACGTATCTTACAAAAGACAATATACTGTTCAGTAATGATGCTTTTGGTCAGCACTTTGCAAACGACCAGCTCTTTAACGATTTAGTAGACCAATGTGATCTTTTTAATGAAGCAATGAAGTATTATGCCAACATTTTAACGCCTTTCAGTGCAATCTTAACAAAGAAAATTGATGAAATTTTATCATTAAAACTACCAATCGACATTATTGCCACAAGCCATGGAGTAATCTGGAGAGATAACCCAACACAAATTATTGAAAAGTATGCTGAGTGGGCGAATAATTATCAAGAAAACCAAATTACTATTATTTACAATACGATGTGGAATGGCACAAGAACACTAGCCGAGCAAATAGCAGAAGGAATCCGCTCTGTCGATTCAGATGTAGTTATAAAAATTTATAATCATGCAAGAAGTGATGATAATGATTTGATTACTGAAGTGTTCAGGTCGAAAACTGTCATCTTTGGCTCGCCCACTGTTTCTAATAGCATCTTACATTCCATGGCAGGACTCGTTCATTTAGTCAAAGAAATGAAGTTTAAAGGGAAAAAGGCAGCAGCTTTTGGATGTTACGGATGGAGTGGAGAATCAGTAAAGGTGCTAAATGATTCATTGTCTGAGGCAGGCTTTGAAGTTATTAATGAGGGATTAAAAAACCAGTGGAACCCTGATGAAAATGCAAAAGAATTAGCGAGAGAACTAGGGAAAACGATAGCAAAAGCTTAA
- a CDS encoding permease codes for MNALVIILNNFWMFFREMIMFLPLMFVLVGLIDVWFPKEKVEKHINKESGIKGMFLVVLLAMFQAGPLYGAFPVAALLWKKGSSIKNIFIYLGAFSTLKIPMLSFEIGFLGLKFTLLRTLFTLPLFIIIGYIMEWALKDTDFEVKTVEKEKAKKSIKV; via the coding sequence ATGAATGCATTAGTAATTATTTTAAATAACTTTTGGATGTTCTTTCGAGAAATGATTATGTTCCTTCCCTTAATGTTCGTTTTAGTTGGATTAATTGATGTTTGGTTTCCAAAAGAAAAAGTTGAAAAACATATTAACAAAGAGTCTGGAATTAAGGGGATGTTTCTTGTTGTATTACTTGCGATGTTTCAAGCTGGACCATTGTATGGTGCTTTTCCTGTAGCAGCGTTATTGTGGAAAAAAGGATCTAGCATAAAAAATATTTTTATTTATTTAGGAGCTTTTTCAACATTAAAAATACCAATGCTTTCTTTTGAAATAGGTTTTTTAGGCTTAAAGTTTACTCTTTTAAGAACTCTTTTCACGTTACCTTTGTTCATTATAATTGGCTATATAATGGAATGGGCATTAAAGGATACTGATTTTGAGGTTAAAACAGTAGAAAAAGAAAAAGCCAAAAAATCAATCAAGGTTTAA
- a CDS encoding mechanosensitive ion channel family protein, which translates to MELLSKYQVKLIEISIQIFFVVLFALIALKIVRVIGKTIQKIVVSGVEKINHEEMLEFQKRVSTIKGLLTATADAIIYATIIFFFLGKIGIDVRPILAGAGILGLAVGFGAQELVRDMISGMFIIFENQIRKRDVAIINGTGGLVEKIGLRTTVLRDVSGVVHIFQNGKINSLSNVTKEWSAMVFDIGVAYKENIAEVMKVMQKVGDDLAKDPKFKKDILEPLEVMGLDKFADSAIIIKARIKTKPIMQWTVGREYRLRLKEAFDAKGIEIPFPHLSLYWGSNSDPFKVNTK; encoded by the coding sequence ATGGAATTATTATCAAAATATCAAGTAAAACTCATTGAAATATCAATTCAAATATTTTTTGTTGTTCTCTTTGCTCTTATCGCCTTAAAAATAGTTCGGGTTATAGGAAAAACCATTCAAAAAATAGTTGTTTCTGGTGTGGAAAAAATAAACCACGAAGAAATGCTAGAGTTCCAAAAAAGAGTTTCTACTATTAAGGGGCTATTAACTGCTACCGCCGATGCCATTATTTATGCAACTATAATTTTCTTTTTTCTTGGTAAAATCGGCATAGATGTTAGGCCTATTCTGGCTGGTGCTGGAATTTTAGGTTTAGCCGTAGGCTTTGGTGCTCAAGAACTAGTTAGAGACATGATTTCTGGTATGTTTATAATCTTTGAGAATCAAATCAGAAAACGCGACGTAGCCATTATTAATGGAACCGGAGGATTGGTTGAAAAAATAGGATTAAGAACAACTGTCTTAAGAGATGTCTCCGGAGTTGTCCATATTTTTCAAAACGGAAAAATAAATTCATTATCAAATGTTACTAAAGAATGGTCTGCAATGGTGTTTGATATAGGCGTAGCCTATAAAGAAAATATTGCTGAAGTCATGAAAGTTATGCAAAAAGTTGGAGACGACCTAGCAAAAGACCCCAAATTCAAAAAAGATATCCTCGAACCACTAGAGGTTATGGGCTTAGATAAATTTGCTGATAGTGCAATTATAATAAAAGCTAGAATCAAAACAAAACCTATAATGCAATGGACGGTTGGTAGAGAATATCGACTCAGATTAAAAGAAGCTTTTGATGCAAAGGGCATTGAAATTCCATTTCCACACTTAAGCCTTTATTGGGGATCAAATAGTGACCCCTTTAAAGTAAACACCAAATAA